The Apium graveolens cultivar Ventura chromosome 6, ASM990537v1, whole genome shotgun sequence genome contains a region encoding:
- the LOC141663812 gene encoding uncharacterized protein LOC141663812, with product MALISLTWEIGRQPDCVQLFLKWAIMQGIAMLLQNRYQRQRLYTRIVLGKAKRMDVVWGETAGVDGQLWLLCPILFTLQMEYPFWALLLLCAYIRWHVALLDRLSISTGDLRQSSR from the exons ATGGCACTCATCAGTCTGACTTGGGAAATAGGACGACAGCCTGATT GTGTGCAACTGTTTTTGAAATGGGCAATAATGCAAGGAATTGCGATGCTTCTGCAAAACAGATATCAAAGACAGAGACTCTACACGCGTATTGTGCTTGGCAAG GCTAAAAGGATGGATGTTGTGTGGGGAGAAACTGCTGGAGTGGATGGCCAATTATGGTTGTTGTGCCCTATACTCTTCACATTGCAG ATGGAGTACCCATTCTGGGCATTATTACTGCTATGTGCATACATCAGGTGGCATGTGGCACTCCTTGATCGACTATCAATAAGCACTGGAGACCTCAGGCAAAGTAGCAGATGA